A portion of the Pedobacter cryoconitis genome contains these proteins:
- the plsY gene encoding glycerol-3-phosphate 1-O-acyltransferase PlsY: protein MISIYSISAVILAYLCGSIPTAVWIGQAFYGIDVREYGSGNAGATNTFRVLGKKAGMAVMTIDIAKGYTATKLAYFIGLSVTGPHNSSQFVNYELALGVTAVMGHLFPIFAGFRGGKGVATLFGMILAVNFPAAMLCVLVFVVVLLVTKYVSLSSICAGFTFPLGIVFILHSTIKSEVLYGMCVCILILVTHQKNLERLLKGKESKVYLFKKKTNTN, encoded by the coding sequence ATGATATCTATCTACTCTATTTCTGCGGTTATTTTAGCCTATCTCTGCGGGTCTATACCTACGGCAGTTTGGATCGGACAGGCATTTTATGGTATTGACGTAAGAGAATACGGCAGTGGAAATGCTGGTGCGACCAATACTTTCCGTGTACTGGGTAAAAAGGCTGGTATGGCAGTAATGACAATCGATATCGCTAAAGGATACACTGCGACCAAGCTTGCCTACTTTATAGGGCTATCTGTAACAGGCCCACATAATTCTTCTCAATTTGTTAACTATGAACTTGCACTGGGTGTAACTGCTGTGATGGGACATTTGTTCCCAATCTTCGCTGGTTTTAGAGGAGGTAAGGGAGTAGCTACGCTTTTTGGAATGATTTTAGCAGTTAACTTCCCGGCTGCTATGCTTTGTGTTCTTGTTTTTGTGGTCGTATTGCTGGTTACAAAATATGTATCTCTAAGCTCTATATGTGCGGGATTTACTTTTCCTTTAGGGATTGTTTTTATACTGCATTCCACAATTAAGTCTGAAGTTCTGTATGGGATGTGTGTTTGCATCCTGATATTGGTTACACACCAGAAAAACCTGGAACGTTTACTTAAGGGCAAAGAATCTAAAGTGTATCTGTTTAAAAAGAAAACAAATACTAACTAA
- a CDS encoding adenylosuccinate synthase — translation MTQVDVLLGLQWGDEGKGKIVDVLCPQYDLIARFQGGPNAGHTLEFDGKKFVLNTIPSGIFNKDTMNLIGNGVVVDPIILKRELDNLKTAGHDPVANGKLVIARKAHLILPTHQLLDAANEQKMGKDKIGSTLKGIGPTYMDKTGRNGLRVGDTTLPDFKERYNKLVTKHKELLSHYNFEYDLTEKEAAFFEAIEFIKTIPHVDSEHFVNGYLKEGKKVLAEGAQGTLLDIDFGSYPFVTSSNTTTAGACTGLGIAPNKIGSVIGIFKAYCTRVGSGPFPTELEDEVGENLRQVGHEFGATTGRPRRCGWIDLPALKYAIMLNGVTEMVMTKADVLSGFDTIYACTHYEHNGETIDYMPYDIITIKPNPVLKEIEGWKTDITKITEVDQIPAQLASYIAFLEKELEVPVRYLSVGPDRVQTLILP, via the coding sequence ATGACGCAAGTAGACGTGCTTCTTGGCCTGCAATGGGGCGATGAGGGCAAAGGAAAAATTGTTGACGTATTATGTCCGCAATATGATTTGATAGCTCGTTTTCAAGGCGGACCGAATGCCGGCCACACCTTAGAGTTTGATGGCAAAAAGTTTGTTTTAAATACTATTCCATCTGGTATTTTCAACAAAGACACCATGAATTTGATTGGTAATGGTGTGGTAGTCGATCCCATCATTTTAAAAAGAGAATTAGATAACCTGAAAACTGCAGGTCATGATCCTGTTGCCAATGGCAAACTGGTGATCGCACGTAAAGCACATCTGATTCTTCCTACTCACCAGCTTTTAGACGCTGCAAATGAGCAGAAAATGGGTAAAGATAAAATCGGTTCTACACTTAAAGGTATTGGCCCGACTTATATGGATAAAACCGGACGTAATGGTTTACGTGTTGGGGATACCACCTTACCAGATTTCAAAGAACGTTATAACAAACTGGTTACTAAACACAAGGAATTACTTTCTCATTATAACTTTGAGTATGACCTGACAGAAAAAGAAGCTGCTTTCTTCGAGGCTATTGAGTTTATCAAAACTATTCCTCATGTAGATAGCGAGCACTTTGTAAACGGTTATCTTAAAGAAGGCAAAAAAGTTCTTGCTGAAGGTGCACAGGGAACATTACTGGACATTGATTTCGGTTCTTATCCTTTCGTAACTTCTTCAAATACAACTACTGCTGGTGCTTGTACTGGTTTAGGTATTGCGCCAAACAAAATCGGAAGTGTGATCGGAATTTTCAAAGCTTACTGCACACGTGTTGGAAGCGGCCCGTTCCCTACTGAACTGGAAGATGAAGTAGGTGAAAACCTGCGTCAGGTAGGTCACGAATTCGGTGCGACTACCGGAAGACCACGCCGTTGCGGATGGATTGACCTTCCTGCTTTAAAATATGCAATTATGCTGAATGGTGTGACTGAAATGGTCATGACTAAAGCTGATGTATTGAGCGGATTTGATACCATTTATGCTTGTACACATTATGAGCACAATGGAGAGACGATTGATTACATGCCGTATGACATCATTACGATCAAACCAAACCCAGTTCTGAAAGAAATTGAAGGCTGGAAAACTGATATTACTAAAATCACTGAAGTTGATCAGATCCCTGCTCAGCTTGCTTCTTATATTGCTTTCTTAGAAAAAGAATTAGAAGTACCGGTAAGATACCTTTCTGTAGGTCCGGACAGAGTACAAACGTTGATTCTTCCTTAA
- the nadC gene encoding carboxylating nicotinate-nucleotide diphosphorylase, whose translation MDKKLIDLFIENAIAEDLGDGDHTSMSTIPAGTTGRAKLLVKEDGILAGVALALEIFNQVDSTLQTEVFLNDGDAVKYGDIAFTVAGSSHAILLAERLVLNCMQRMSGIATKTNHVVNLLLPYQTKILDTRKTTPGMRYLEKWAVRIGGGVNHRIGLYDMILIKDNHVDYAGGISNAITAANQYLADSGKKLEIEIEVRNLEELAQVLNTGKVNRIMLDNFSFADLKQAVKLIDHQFTTEASGGITEENITEYAACGVDFISMGALTHSVKSLDMSLKAY comes from the coding sequence TTGGATAAGAAATTAATAGACCTATTTATAGAAAATGCGATCGCCGAAGACCTTGGCGATGGCGATCATACCTCTATGTCTACCATCCCGGCCGGAACAACCGGAAGAGCCAAACTATTGGTTAAAGAGGATGGTATACTTGCCGGCGTAGCACTTGCGCTTGAAATTTTCAATCAAGTAGATTCAACGCTTCAGACGGAAGTTTTTTTAAATGATGGAGATGCTGTGAAATATGGAGATATTGCCTTCACTGTTGCTGGCAGCTCCCATGCTATTTTACTGGCCGAAAGACTGGTTTTGAACTGCATGCAGAGAATGAGCGGGATAGCGACTAAGACCAATCATGTTGTAAATTTACTTTTACCTTATCAGACTAAAATTCTGGACACCAGAAAAACTACCCCGGGTATGAGATATCTGGAGAAATGGGCAGTTAGAATAGGTGGTGGGGTAAATCACCGGATTGGTTTGTATGATATGATCCTGATCAAAGATAATCATGTAGATTATGCAGGTGGAATTTCAAATGCAATTACAGCTGCAAATCAGTATCTTGCAGATAGTGGTAAAAAACTTGAAATAGAAATTGAAGTAAGAAACCTGGAAGAATTGGCCCAGGTATTAAATACAGGTAAGGTAAATAGGATTATGCTGGATAATTTCAGCTTTGCTGACCTTAAACAGGCTGTGAAATTGATTGATCATCAGTTTACAACAGAAGCGTCTGGTGGGATTACCGAAGAGAATATAACTGAATATGCAGCGTGTGGAGTGGATTTTATCTCTATGGGCGCATTGACCCACTCAGTTAAAAGTTTAGACATGAGTTTAAAAGCCTATTAA
- a CDS encoding M48 family metallopeptidase — protein MKKLTLLGIAAVVSMTYACSTVPLSGRNRISFVNESEMQTAAAQSYTTLLKDPKTKILNNADAQRVKQIGQKIAAAVTKYMNANGYAAQIQGFRWEFNLIDSKEVNAWCMPGGKVAVYSGILPVTKDDAGLATVMGHEIAHAIAQHSSERASKAALAQGLGGLVGAAAGSQSETTQAAISKIYGVSAQGFYLLPNSRTQELEADHLGLIFMSMAGYNPSSAVSFWQRMAAVSQSSQKPPEFLSTHPADGTRIAQIQRDLPEAQRYFNSPTGKPIR, from the coding sequence ATGAAAAAATTAACGTTACTGGGTATTGCTGCTGTAGTATCTATGACTTATGCATGTTCTACAGTTCCTCTGTCAGGGAGAAACAGGATAAGTTTTGTCAATGAAAGTGAGATGCAGACTGCCGCTGCACAGAGTTATACCACACTTTTAAAAGATCCGAAAACCAAAATATTAAATAATGCTGATGCCCAGAGAGTTAAGCAAATCGGGCAAAAAATTGCTGCTGCAGTTACAAAATATATGAATGCCAATGGTTATGCTGCACAAATTCAGGGTTTTCGATGGGAATTTAACCTGATTGACAGTAAAGAAGTAAACGCATGGTGTATGCCGGGTGGTAAAGTTGCTGTTTATTCTGGTATTTTGCCTGTAACTAAAGACGATGCAGGACTAGCCACAGTAATGGGACATGAGATTGCACATGCAATTGCGCAGCACTCTTCAGAACGTGCTTCAAAAGCGGCATTAGCACAAGGTCTGGGAGGTTTAGTTGGTGCTGCAGCTGGTAGTCAGTCTGAAACCACGCAAGCTGCAATCAGCAAAATCTACGGGGTTAGTGCGCAAGGGTTTTACTTGTTGCCTAATTCAAGGACACAGGAATTAGAAGCCGATCACTTAGGACTGATCTTTATGTCTATGGCTGGTTACAATCCCTCAAGTGCAGTGAGTTTCTGGCAAAGAATGGCTGCTGTAAGTCAGAGTTCACAAAAACCACCTGAGTTTTTAAGTACACACCCTGCAGATGGTACAAGGATTGCACAGATTCAAAGAGACTTGCCAGAAGCACAAAGATATTTTAACTCTCCTACGGGAAAGCCAATCAGATAA
- a CDS encoding anthranilate synthase component I family protein, translating into MNSQELISFKQKALQWANQFEVCCCFDSNEYTDPYSKYDFLLAAGTEHQLNAPTGNAFKALKTFSQTHPGWLFGLLSYDLKNEVEELTSGKENKLDFPDLFFFAPKYLIAVSNGHIEVLAGPADLLETINGLQQLPVNSAPALQLEPKMDKATYLAKVNELRDHIVRGDIYEVNFCQEFFAENASIDPYQVYLNLNELSPTPFSGFFKVDKKYILSASPERFLCKRGNLLTSQPIKGTAKRSPDVQEDEQIKIDLKNNIKEQAENVMIVDLVRNDLTKSAVPGTVKVKELFGIYSFPQVHQMISTISCQLKPELHAVEAIENAFPMGSMTGAPKVRAMELIEDTECSRRGIYSGAFGYFDPEGDFDFNVVIRSILYNEENKYLSFQVGGAITFASSAEAEYEECMLKASAMIKTLKGSH; encoded by the coding sequence ATGAATTCCCAGGAACTAATTTCATTTAAACAAAAAGCTTTACAATGGGCAAATCAATTTGAAGTCTGCTGTTGTTTTGATTCAAATGAATACACTGATCCTTATTCCAAATATGATTTTCTGCTTGCCGCAGGTACTGAGCATCAGCTGAATGCTCCAACAGGCAATGCTTTTAAGGCGCTGAAAACATTTTCTCAAACTCATCCGGGTTGGTTATTCGGCTTATTAAGCTACGATCTTAAAAACGAGGTAGAAGAGCTGACATCCGGCAAAGAGAATAAACTGGATTTTCCAGACCTCTTCTTCTTTGCACCAAAATACCTGATTGCGGTTAGCAATGGCCATATTGAAGTATTGGCAGGGCCTGCGGATTTGTTGGAGACCATTAATGGACTACAGCAGCTTCCAGTAAATTCTGCCCCTGCTTTGCAGCTGGAGCCAAAAATGGACAAGGCAACTTATTTGGCTAAGGTCAACGAATTGAGAGATCACATTGTAAGGGGTGATATTTATGAGGTTAATTTCTGCCAGGAATTCTTTGCAGAAAATGCTTCTATTGATCCCTATCAGGTTTATCTGAATTTAAATGAATTATCCCCTACCCCATTTTCAGGCTTCTTTAAGGTGGATAAGAAGTATATTCTTTCTGCAAGTCCCGAACGTTTTTTATGCAAACGTGGAAACTTGCTAACTTCCCAGCCGATTAAAGGAACAGCGAAAAGAAGTCCTGATGTTCAGGAAGATGAACAGATTAAGATCGATTTAAAAAACAACATTAAAGAACAGGCCGAAAATGTAATGATCGTAGACCTGGTTAGAAATGATTTAACAAAAAGCGCAGTACCAGGAACGGTTAAAGTCAAGGAGCTTTTTGGAATTTACAGCTTTCCGCAGGTGCATCAGATGATTTCGACTATAAGCTGTCAGCTTAAACCGGAATTACACGCGGTTGAAGCTATAGAAAATGCTTTCCCAATGGGCTCGATGACAGGTGCTCCGAAAGTAAGAGCAATGGAATTGATCGAAGATACAGAATGTAGCAGAAGAGGGATTTACTCTGGTGCTTTTGGGTATTTTGATCCTGAAGGGGATTTCGATTTCAATGTAGTGATCCGCAGCATCCTGTACAATGAAGAAAATAAGTATTTATCTTTCCAGGTGGGTGGAGCGATAACTTTCGCTTCTTCTGCAGAGGCTGAATATGAAGAATGTATGCTGAAAGCTTCAGCAATGATTAAAACGTTAAAAGGGTCGCATTAG
- a CDS encoding Fur family transcriptional regulator has translation MSTNHNSELVRKIFEAYLENKSLRKTPERFAILEEIYSRDDHFDVETLYIHMKNQKYRVSRATVYNTLELLVSCDLVTKHQFGKNMAQFEKSYGYHQHDHVICIDCGKVVEFCDPRIHQIQSMVGDLLKFEIKHHSLNLYGSCFDCSAKASIKQKEDIKHAS, from the coding sequence ATGTCTACAAACCATAACAGCGAGTTGGTTAGAAAAATATTCGAAGCTTATCTCGAAAATAAAAGTCTGAGAAAAACGCCTGAGCGTTTTGCCATCTTAGAAGAAATCTATTCCAGAGATGATCATTTCGATGTAGAGACCCTCTACATCCATATGAAAAATCAGAAATACAGAGTAAGCAGGGCTACCGTGTACAATACACTGGAGTTACTCGTTTCCTGTGATCTGGTAACCAAACATCAGTTTGGGAAAAACATGGCCCAGTTCGAAAAATCGTATGGCTACCACCAGCATGATCATGTAATCTGCATTGATTGTGGTAAAGTTGTTGAATTCTGTGATCCAAGGATCCATCAGATTCAGAGCATGGTAGGTGACCTGCTGAAATTCGAAATCAAACATCACTCTTTAAACTTATATGGCAGCTGCTTTGACTGTTCAGCTAAAGCATCCATTAAACAGAAAGAGGATATTAAACACGCAAGTTAA